The following nucleotide sequence is from Roseivirga sp. BDSF3-8.
AATCACAACAATTAACATCTACCAGACATAACTCTAGTGCATATAGACTCAAGAAAAATTAAAAGCACTTAACAATGCTGTTGGAGATTATGCTTCTCAGGGGTTTTCCTCAAAAGCGATAATTTGCGATCAGAACTTTCTGGAATATCGGAAAAATCAGTACGAAACCGGGCAAAGAACTACCGAAACCGATGTGGAATTTTACATGGTAAAAGAGGGCGATGAAATTGTCGATCATTACATCGCCTTTGACGGGCAGTTTTATCAGCCCTACGTTTATGGACCAAACTCTAAAGTTCCTGCTAAACAACTGGAGCAAAAAGCAAATGAGTTGGCGTTATCAGCCAATCAGCTAGAGAGGCCTGCTGACTGGGATACTAACCCTAACTATAAATATGGTTTAATAGAGGAAGTACCTACTAAACATGATGTTCCTGATCTGGCGACACCAGCTCTCACATTCTACGAGAAGGCAATGGTGCCTTTACGACTTATGAGAGAAATACTGGAGCAAATCCAGGTTCATGAACGCTGGTGGAATGAGGACTGCGGCAATGGGGTAGATTGTGCGACCGGAAATGAAAATGAACTAGGAATCTTCATCCCGGATGTTATTGCCGCAGCGGGGAACATCCTGATTGATGAGGGCAAGGACAATGGGTGTGATTCGCAGCTTGGACGAGATGAAATTTATCTTCAACCCTTCCAGATGGAAGCCTACCTCATCACAATTTAAAATAGCCCTGCAGGGTAAAGCCTTCCTGCTTGACGAATTGATGTCCAGCGGCAAACTTCAAAATCTGATGCCAAATGAAGACATTTTAAGTCCGTCTGATTTCATTGATAACTTGGTCAGTCCAAAATATTTTGATAAAGTCTTTATAGTTAAATAGGCTGAAATGATGTATAAGTACTCAGAAAGCGTAAGAAACCAGTTTAAAAACTACCATCAAAAGGGCAGCCAACTACTTACAGTTTTTTTGGATGCATCAGGTAACACAGTGATTAGTGGCTATGATGCCGATAAATTTAAAAAGGAGCATGAAATTAATTTAGGGTGTAAAACCTTCAATATCTTTTTCTATCCAGATGAATATATATTGGCTTATTTCCCTCTACAAAGATTGGTGAAGGTGAGGTTGGAAACAGGAGAAAGCAGCACCACTGAAGGGTTAAAATTTGCTCCTGAAATACTTGTCAATAATAATTTGCTAGGAATCTCTGTTGATGGATCCTCCAATAAGAAATTGGCAAGGCTGGATTTGGAAACCAATGAATTAAGCAGCCTCTTTGAAGAACCCTTTAGGCTTTGGGGGAGCAATGGCCATGACGTCTATGGCGTGAAAATCGGGAGAGGGCAAGAACTATATTCAATCAATCCTCTTACCGGTTCCATCAACTGGCAAAATGATTTTGGAGCGGACCTTTTTGGAAAAGTCATATCGTATGAAGAGATGATTCTAGTAGTTGGGAAATCTAATTTTTTTGGAATTAATGCAAAAAATGGCACTAATTTGTGGGAAAGGAGCTCTACCAATCACCTATTGCAGCTTTACAAGGACAAGATAATCAATGTAGATGCGAGTTATTACCGAGAAATATCCCCTGATACAGGAGAAACTTTAGTAGAGTATGAAATGAAGCCAGAATATGAAAAGCATGGGTTTAGATTTATGGGTACAAATAGGAATTTTACTATCACTGACACCCATATTTTTATTGTAGATGCAATGGGTTTTAAAATGGGCTGTATCAACTGCAGTACTGGTAAAATAGACTGGTCAGTAGAAGTTGGAGAAGGTAAAGTAACCCTGCCACACGCACCCATTGTTTACAGAAATAAGCTTTATGTGCTGGATAATGAAGGTACGCTACATGTATACGATAGAGAATAGTTTACTGAGCCAGTAAGTTCTGTAGGTTGTCCCGGAGCTTCTTTTTGGCGATCAATCCGTCTACGATATTAAAGATGGATTTTTTTCATCATCATTAAGCATATCTATGAGCCTTAGTTTTATCTGAGAGGCTTCTATATGCTCGATTGGTTCATCTTCATATGTAATATGTTTATTTCCCGGCATGATAATGATTTTATATGCTAGCAAACTTTCATCTTTAGACGCGGGATAACAGGGTAATACTCCCCATTTATTAGACTACCAACTGAATAGTCTTAGATTATTGTAAGGCACATGCCCCACTAGTAATACTGACGAGCAATTACCTGAGTGATATACCTGCATATGCTGCGAACATGAAACGAGGCTGACCCCTACTTCCTTTGACGGACTGACCACTTAGCTACAAGTAGTGCCGCTGCTGCCCCTGCCCATGTACCGGCCTACTTAAACCAGGTACTCTTTTGAAAGACATTTGGAGCAAGAAAACCTTAGTCTTGGCCCTTTTACCTGCCCCTGGTAGTTATAAAGCTATTCGTTGAGTTAGAAAAAAGATTTTCTACTAACTTAGCACACTGGATGATTAAAAAAATCATATTCATATCCCTGATTTGTCATTTAATAATGACTACTTTATATGCAATCGTTTACTTTCCTCATGAAATGGGTGAGTATTTCATGTATATTACTGTATTCACCTTTCCACAAGCTTTTTTGTCCTTTTTCGCAGGTACTTTGATTTACCATTTCATCATTAAATACTTTCAATCAGTTAATAAACCCTACTGGGTGTTGTATTTAATATCAGCTATTACCCTACCTCTAGTTATGAAATGCTCATTCGACATGCTAGATTCCCTCTACCAGAGAATATGGGCAGGTTTTGAGATAGTTGAAAAGCCTTCTAATCTATTTTCGTTACTCGTGATGGGGTTATTGGTGTTTTTGATTTACCCCATCTTCTTTAAAGGACAATACAAACGAAATCCAATTTGATGTTTATCCTGACTAAGCAGGGGCAATAGTATTGGAAATGGCCATATTAAATTGAAGTGAGCGAACCTGCTGCCAAAATTCTAATTGATTATTAAAAGAGTCTTTTACATATCAGTAATTTGTCACTTCATAATGGCCATTTCCCTAGTGGCAATTTATTATCCGGATCAGATGTTTCAGTATTTTAAGTACATATTCATACTGGCCTTCCCTCAGATCGTGTCATCTTATTTTGCATGCACTTTAATTTACCATTACTCCATAAAATACCTGCGCAAGAAGGGGTATACATACTGGGTTTTGTATGCCTTTATGTCAGTAATACTAGCCCTCTTACTAAGAAGCGCTTTTGATATATTGGATTCAGTGTATCAGAGAAGATGGGTGGGTTTTGAGCTTGTGTCTAAGCCGTCTGAAATTATATCCATGACTTTAATGGGACTACTAGTGTTTTTGATCTATCCCCTATTCTTCAAAGGGTATTACAAACGAAGCCCTAAGTAAAAGCAGCGCAAAGGATAGAGAAAAGTCTTATGCTGTAGCATGATAGAAGCAAAATCTGATCCCCTTAAGTCTCATCAAATCAATTAACGTAAATCCCTTGGGGAAACAGTTTCTATTGGGGAACACGGAAAAGCAGGTAGGCTTACTGGCCAGCCCAACCCACCTCACTGCGCACTTCCTTTAAGCAACCACGCCACCACCCCAAATTGCACATTTCTAACACCAACCCTTATAATACCTACAGCATTTTTAAACTATTCAGGGAATATCTCTTGGCACGGTTTATGGAATCAGCCTGTAAAAGGCAGCCCATAGAATACCAACGGCGAGCCCCTACCCTTCTCAGTGGGGTTTACCTGGCCACTCGCTTACCTCTCTTCAGCCAAATAGACCGCTGAGGGAGGGAGGGTGGGAGCAAACAGGTTTTCCTTTGTATATTTTGCGCTTAACCAATAAAACCAAATTATACATGCGCCAATTACTATGCCTGCTGGCAATGATAGCCACAGCCGGCACGTGCCTTACTGCCTGCCAGTCGGGTACCTCTGCGGCGACCACGGCGGCCCGGCCGGAGCCTCCTACTATGGAGACGAACAGCTCTGAGGGGCTGAACCTGGACTCTCTCTACATAGTCACCAACTACACAAAAAAGGAGTACCGTGTGCCGATGCGTGACGGGGCCACCCTTTTTACGCAGGTGTACTCACCTAAGGATGACTCGAAGGAGTACCCGATTATGCTTTTCCGTACGCCTTACTCTAATGCGCCGTATGGCGAAGACCAATACAAAACGGGCCTGGGTCCGAATATGCGTTATGTGTATGACGGCTACATATTTGTGTACCAGGATGTAAGGGGTAAGTTCATGTCTGAGGGAACCTTTGTAAACATGACTCCCCATGTGGCGGACAAGGAAGACAGCACGGACATAGACGAGAGCTCGGACACGTATGATACGGTGGAGTGGCTCATGAATAACATAGACAACCACAATGGCCGTGTGGGGCAGTGGGGCATCAGCTACCCGGGCTTTTACACGGCCGCAGGCGCTATCAATGCCCACCCGGCTATGAAGGCGGTATCGCCCCAGGCGCCTATTGCCGACTGGTTCTGGGATGACTTCCACCACCACGGGGCATTCTTCCTGCCGCATACGTTTAACTTCATTGCGCGCTTCGGGCAGGAGCGCCCGGAGCTGACTACGGAGTGGCCTCCGCGCTTTGATCACGGTACACCTGACGGATACCGGTTCTTCCTGGACATGGGCCCCCTTAAAAATGCGAAAACGAAATACTTTGGCGACCGGATTGGCTTCTGGGACAGCCTGGTGGCTCACCCGAACTATGACGAGTTCTGGCAGCGCCGTAATCTGCTGCCTCACCTGAAAGATGTAAAACCGGCCACGCTGGTAGTAGGCGGATGGTATGATGCGGAGGATCTGTATGGCCCGCTGAAGATCTATGAGGAGATAGAAAAGGTAAACCCACGGACAAACTATCTGGTGATGGGACCCTGGCGCCACGGCGGCTGGAACCGCGACGACGGCAGCACGCTGGGCAAGGTTTATTTCTCAGACAGTGTATCATGGTACTATCAGGAGAAGATTGAGTACCCCTTCTTTACGCACCACCTGCATGGTGGTCCTGAGCCTGACCTGAGCACGGCTATGGTATATGAAACGGGAGGTGGCCGCTGGAGAGAGTTTGATAGCTGGCCACCGGAAAATGTACAGAAGCGTACGCTTTACTTCACAGAAGAGGGACTGACCTTTGAAGCGCCTGCCGCGGGGATGGACTCTACTTCATTTATCAGTGACCCGGATAAGCCGGTACCCTTTACTGAAGAAACGGCTACGGGTATGACACGTGAGTATATGACGGACGACCAGCGCTTTGCAGGCCGCCGGCCGGATGTACTGATGTTCCGCACGGAGCCTCTGGAAGAGGATGTGACTCTGGCGGGTGGCATGATGACGCACCTGAAGGTGGCTACGACCGGCACGGATGCGGACTGGGTGGTAAAGTTGATTGACGAATACCCTCCCGATCATGAGGATTACGCGCATAACCCTGAGGGTGTGAAGATGGGCGGCTACCAGCAGATGGTACGCAGTGAGGTGATCCGCGGCCGCTTCCGCAACAGCTATGAAAACCCTGAGCCTTTCACGCCAAATGAAATGACTGAGATAGACCTGCCCCTGCAGGATGTGCTGCATACTTTTAAGAAAGGGCATAGGATAGTGATACAGGTACAGAGCACGTGGTTCCCTATAGTAGACCGTAACCCTCAAAAGTACGTGCCCAACATATGGAAAGCGGATGAGGAAGACTTTATCAAAGCCACTCATACGGTGTACCACTCATCGCCTGAGGGTACCCGCATGGAAGTGACAGTACTCCCTGAATAACAGAAGGATACGCTATTTACTGATCGTCATCGATCAGGTTGACGCCGCGCCTGGGCATACGCTCGGGCAGCGGCGCTTCTGTTTCATAGCGGCCGTCGCGCCAGTCACGAATGAAGTTGGCCCAGGTAAGGGGGTTGATGAAGTTATTGGGCGGAAAGATGCCGGTCATACGATAGAGGCGGTTATAGCGCATATAATCGTAGTAGTACCGGTCATTTTTATACGTTTCGTACAAAAGGTTATCCAGCTCACGCTGCAGCGCCATAGGCGAGGTAGGCTCATCATCAGAGACTTTTGTGTTGGCAAAGGCTTCCTTGAACTCAGCAAAGGTAGGGTAGCTGGTAATAACCACCTCGTCCAGCAGGAGGGTATCGGGTAGCATGAGTTGAATCATGGAGTAGCGGTCTTCCGGAAGATCGCCGGGCAGTACCATCGTACCCCGCTTATATCCTACGGCAGAAAACAGCAGGGTATCGGACTTTACGGCCTGTATGGTAAAGTACCCTGCACTATCTGTCACAGCCCCCTTTGGCTTGTTTTTCACATACACGGAAGTATAAGGCACGGGGGTGATGGACTCTGCATCAAGCACAGCGCCGTATATAGTGACACTGTCTGCCGGATCGGTAAACTGTGCATAAGCAGGCGAAACCACCAAAGCAACTAAACTAAACAGGACAAGATAAAGGCAGGCTTTCATATATCAGGGACTTTTACTCAGAAAACCCCTGACAGGCCATACTTGTTTTGCAGGAAAATGATTTATGCCCCTACGGATCAGTGGTACCAGTGGTACTTATCCATTGTTTCCAGCGAGGCGGTGAGCAGCTCTATGCAGTCCTGGACATCTTGCTTGTGGCAGGTCTCAATCACCTGGTGCAGGTAGCGAGTAGGAATAGAGATGGCTCCTGCGATAGCGCTGTTCTTACCAAACTGCTGCAAGGCGGAGGTATCTGTGCCACCGGCAGTAAGTACTTCCGGCTGAAACTTGATGCTATTCTTATCTGCAGTGGCCTTGAGGAAGTCTACCATGCGGTAGTCGCAAATGATGGAGGCATCCATGATCTTGATAGCGGCACCATCGCCAAGCTTGGTCACATGCTCGTGCGGGTTACTGCCCGGCACATCGTATGATACGGTGGTGTCCAGGCCTATCCCGAAGTCAGGATTGATACGATGAGCCGCTACGCGGGCGCCACGCACACCTACCTCTTCCTGTACAGTAAACACACCATACACATCATAAGGGCAGTTCTTAAGCTTACGGAGAGTCTCTATGAGGATAAACACGGAAATGCGGTTATCCAGGGACTTGCCATTCACCAGGTTACCCATCTCGATCAACTCACGCTCGCGGGTGATGGGATCACCGATTGTCACGAGGCGCTCCACCTCTTCGCGGGGCAGTCCGAGGTCGATAAAGTAATCAGTGGTACGGGGGTTTTTCGCACGTTCTTCCTGTGTCATTACATGCACCGGCTTAGAACCCATCACGCCCAGGAGGTCCTTTTTACCATGTACGATGACGCGCTGTGCTGTGAGGGTCTTAGGGTCAAAGCCTCCTAAGGTGTGAAAACGCACGAAGCCGTTTTCGTCTATGTGCGTAACGATAAAGCTGATCTCATCCATGTGAGCAGCCACCAATACCTTCTTGCCATCAGGGTTAGGCTTACCTTTTTTCAGGGCATAGACGTTGCCCATGTTATCAACTTCCACACTATCAACCAGGGGGGTCACCTCGTCGATGACCACCTTCCGGATACGCTGTTCGAAGCCGGGCGCACCGGGAGTTTCACATATTTTTTTAAGTAGGTTCAGGTTGATACTCATTTGACAACTAAGGTTAAAAAGGCTCGTTACAGCAAAAGCCTAAGGAAAAGGTAATTAATTTAATACACTTAGGCCAAATATACGGGGTATCAGTCTTTTAATATAGCATTTTGGTGAATAACCGCCTGATTTAGGTCGCCATTTTTGTTTTCGTACAGAAAGACGATGTAGTCCTGATTTTTCCATACCTTCTCTACGCGGCCATCCAGTTCAGACTTATAACCAAGTACGATATACGGTATGTTTTTTTCCGCACCCGGAAATGTAATACGCTGGCCCAGCTCCAGATGTGGCTCTATGGGAGCTTCCGGCTTACGCGGCTCACAGGCAGCAAACATAAGACCTGCCAGACAGATAAGTATCAAGTTTTTCATAAGGCAAAGGTAAGGGGCAGGGCTTCCCTTTTCTTGTAAAAATGGAGTGAAAACGCACTCGCATTAAGGTTTTTGTATTACCCGCCGGTGTTGGCTACTTTTACCCGCATACTATA
It contains:
- a CDS encoding PQQ-binding-like beta-propeller repeat protein; this encodes MMYKYSESVRNQFKNYHQKGSQLLTVFLDASGNTVISGYDADKFKKEHEINLGCKTFNIFFYPDEYILAYFPLQRLVKVRLETGESSTTEGLKFAPEILVNNNLLGISVDGSSNKKLARLDLETNELSSLFEEPFRLWGSNGHDVYGVKIGRGQELYSINPLTGSINWQNDFGADLFGKVISYEEMILVVGKSNFFGINAKNGTNLWERSSTNHLLQLYKDKIINVDASYYREISPDTGETLVEYEMKPEYEKHGFRFMGTNRNFTITDTHIFIVDAMGFKMGCINCSTGKIDWSVEVGEGKVTLPHAPIVYRNKLYVLDNEGTLHVYDRE
- a CDS encoding CocE/NonD family hydrolase, with product MRQLLCLLAMIATAGTCLTACQSGTSAATTAARPEPPTMETNSSEGLNLDSLYIVTNYTKKEYRVPMRDGATLFTQVYSPKDDSKEYPIMLFRTPYSNAPYGEDQYKTGLGPNMRYVYDGYIFVYQDVRGKFMSEGTFVNMTPHVADKEDSTDIDESSDTYDTVEWLMNNIDNHNGRVGQWGISYPGFYTAAGAINAHPAMKAVSPQAPIADWFWDDFHHHGAFFLPHTFNFIARFGQERPELTTEWPPRFDHGTPDGYRFFLDMGPLKNAKTKYFGDRIGFWDSLVAHPNYDEFWQRRNLLPHLKDVKPATLVVGGWYDAEDLYGPLKIYEEIEKVNPRTNYLVMGPWRHGGWNRDDGSTLGKVYFSDSVSWYYQEKIEYPFFTHHLHGGPEPDLSTAMVYETGGGRWREFDSWPPENVQKRTLYFTEEGLTFEAPAAGMDSTSFISDPDKPVPFTEETATGMTREYMTDDQRFAGRRPDVLMFRTEPLEEDVTLAGGMMTHLKVATTGTDADWVVKLIDEYPPDHEDYAHNPEGVKMGGYQQMVRSEVIRGRFRNSYENPEPFTPNEMTEIDLPLQDVLHTFKKGHRIVIQVQSTWFPIVDRNPQKYVPNIWKADEEDFIKATHTVYHSSPEGTRMEVTVLPE
- a CDS encoding carboxypeptidase-like regulatory domain-containing protein, translating into MKACLYLVLFSLVALVVSPAYAQFTDPADSVTIYGAVLDAESITPVPYTSVYVKNKPKGAVTDSAGYFTIQAVKSDTLLFSAVGYKRGTMVLPGDLPEDRYSMIQLMLPDTLLLDEVVITSYPTFAEFKEAFANTKVSDDEPTSPMALQRELDNLLYETYKNDRYYYDYMRYNRLYRMTGIFPPNNFINPLTWANFIRDWRDGRYETEAPLPERMPRRGVNLIDDDQ
- a CDS encoding M42 family metallopeptidase, which encodes MSINLNLLKKICETPGAPGFEQRIRKVVIDEVTPLVDSVEVDNMGNVYALKKGKPNPDGKKVLVAAHMDEISFIVTHIDENGFVRFHTLGGFDPKTLTAQRVIVHGKKDLLGVMGSKPVHVMTQEERAKNPRTTDYFIDLGLPREEVERLVTIGDPITRERELIEMGNLVNGKSLDNRISVFILIETLRKLKNCPYDVYGVFTVQEEVGVRGARVAAHRINPDFGIGLDTTVSYDVPGSNPHEHVTKLGDGAAIKIMDASIICDYRMVDFLKATADKNSIKFQPEVLTAGGTDTSALQQFGKNSAIAGAISIPTRYLHQVIETCHKQDVQDCIELLTASLETMDKYHWYH